The proteins below come from a single candidate division KSB1 bacterium genomic window:
- a CDS encoding SDR family NAD(P)-dependent oxidoreductase, producing MERPHGGTDGKAVMVTGCSSGIGRAVAVHLARHGFLVLATVRRQEQAAALPKEDGIIPVYPLDLSDTGQVAAAVENVEAILQEKGLPGLYALVNNAGGGSIAPLELLDVEVLRREMEVRVAAPLALLQALLPRIRSAQGRIVWIVTPGLIPIPFVGSIHVPDFAVNCLARTLRLELRPWHVPVVMVRCGGIETAAVTRTAEELRDQLRRWPAERAQLYAAALHRELDELAEFDRKRSDPEVVARVVLRALIASRPRARYTVGYMGRAAALAELLPQSVLDKVMAWRT from the coding sequence ATGGAAAGACCACATGGTGGGACCGACGGGAAGGCGGTGATGGTGACGGGGTGTTCATCTGGCATTGGTCGAGCCGTGGCAGTGCATTTGGCGCGCCATGGTTTCCTGGTGCTGGCCACGGTGCGGCGCCAGGAGCAGGCTGCGGCGTTGCCAAAGGAGGACGGAATCATTCCCGTTTACCCGCTGGACCTGAGCGACACCGGACAAGTTGCGGCTGCGGTGGAAAACGTCGAGGCAATCCTGCAGGAAAAGGGATTGCCCGGCCTCTATGCTCTCGTGAACAACGCTGGCGGTGGCTCGATTGCTCCCTTGGAACTGCTCGACGTGGAGGTGCTCCGGAGGGAGATGGAGGTCAGGGTCGCCGCCCCTCTGGCGCTGCTTCAGGCGCTGCTTCCACGTATCCGCTCTGCGCAGGGGCGGATCGTGTGGATTGTGACGCCGGGGTTGATTCCGATCCCGTTCGTCGGAAGCATCCACGTGCCTGACTTTGCCGTCAACTGCTTGGCGCGCACCTTGCGATTGGAGTTGAGGCCATGGCATGTGCCGGTGGTCATGGTGCGTTGTGGCGGAATCGAAACAGCAGCGGTAACGAGGACCGCCGAGGAGCTGAGGGATCAGTTGAGGCGGTGGCCTGCGGAGCGTGCCCAGCTTTACGCCGCGGCGCTACACCGTGAGTTGGACGAGCTGGCGGAATTTGACCGCAAGCGCAGCGACCCGGAAGTGGTGGCTCGTGTGGTGCTTAGAGCACTGATTGCCTCAAGGCCGCGCGCTCGTTACACGGTGGGCTACATGGGCCGGGCGGCGGCCCTGGCGGAACTTCTACCTCAGTCAGTTCTGGACAAGGTCATGGCGTGGCGTACGTAG
- the lpxK gene encoding tetraacyldisaccharide 4'-kinase, whose amino-acid sequence MDIFARKWPAAFLLPLSLPYALITWLRNRLYDSGLMHQCALPCRVVVVGNLTVGGTGKTPMVELIARLLQQRGERVCIISRGYKRTRGGLVVVSDGQRVLAQPHESGDEPFMLANRLKGVPVIVDRDRVRAGRMAIERFSAEVLVLDDAFQYRRLRHDVAIVLVDGRRGFGNCWLLPAGPLRESPRRLASATLVVLTRLSNPADGERWAATVRRFTQAPIIAARHVPQELCSAGGEHAELTALREKPIAAFCGIAQPDSFFALLEQVGAHLVCRFSFPDHHRYSARDLAALTRIALQQGAEWLVTTEKDLARLHGQDSPLPLWCLRITMQVDDQQPLLRAITTRGYHEEGAICCEKNT is encoded by the coding sequence ATGGATATTTTCGCTCGTAAATGGCCTGCTGCCTTCTTGCTCCCTTTGAGTCTTCCCTACGCGCTGATCACGTGGCTCCGCAACCGTCTCTACGACAGCGGTCTGATGCATCAGTGCGCCCTCCCTTGCCGCGTCGTTGTCGTCGGCAACCTGACTGTGGGCGGCACAGGGAAAACGCCCATGGTGGAGCTGATTGCCCGTCTGCTGCAGCAGCGCGGCGAACGCGTATGCATCATCAGCAGGGGTTACAAGCGCACTCGCGGTGGATTGGTGGTGGTTTCCGACGGCCAGCGGGTGCTTGCGCAACCTCATGAAAGCGGCGACGAACCCTTCATGCTGGCGAACAGGTTGAAGGGCGTGCCGGTCATTGTGGACCGCGACCGCGTACGCGCTGGCCGCATGGCCATCGAGCGATTCTCAGCAGAAGTGCTGGTTCTGGACGACGCGTTTCAGTACCGTCGCCTGCGACACGACGTTGCCATAGTCCTTGTGGACGGTCGCCGCGGCTTTGGCAATTGCTGGCTCTTGCCCGCTGGTCCACTGCGTGAGTCCCCGCGCCGTTTGGCCTCCGCCACCCTGGTGGTGCTCACGCGCCTGAGCAATCCGGCCGATGGCGAGCGGTGGGCCGCTACCGTCCGGCGCTTTACCCAGGCGCCCATAATTGCCGCGCGCCACGTGCCCCAAGAGCTCTGCAGCGCTGGCGGAGAGCACGCCGAACTGACCGCGCTCCGCGAAAAACCGATCGCCGCCTTCTGCGGCATCGCACAGCCGGACTCATTTTTTGCCCTGCTGGAGCAAGTCGGGGCCCATCTTGTCTGCCGCTTTTCCTTCCCTGATCACCATCGGTATTCCGCGCGCGATCTTGCAGCGCTGACACGGATCGCCCTTCAGCAAGGCGCCGAGTGGCTGGTGACCACAGAGAAGGACCTGGCCAGACTCCATGGCCAGGACTCTCCCCTCCCCTTGTGGTGCCTGCGCATTACCATGCAGGTAGACGACCAACAACCGCTGCTGCGAGCCATTACCACCCGGGGCTACCACGAGGAAGGTGCGATTTGTTGCGAAAAAAACACTTGA
- a CDS encoding dipeptide epimerase: protein MSRKEFFEKSGKAALAAGALGAGLTTIGPAGCASSSGPFKLTYKTIRLHLKHAWTLSRNTSTYKDNVFVKLEKDGIFGLGEAAHNVRYNETLESTIQTIELARPIVETCDPWTFVHVGEAIQKVCEGQTAAKAALDMALMEWVAKRLGLPFYRFLGLDPKKAPRTTFSIGIDTPDVIKEKVREAEPYPLLKVKMGGPNDEEIMAAIRSVTDKPLRVDANEGWKDKEVAIRKIEWLAQNGVEIVEQPMPSSMLEETAWVRERSPLPIIADESVKSASDIPTLAQAFDGINIKVDKAGGLQEALRMIWMARSLKMKIMLGCMISSSLSITAAAHLSPLVDYPDLDGNLLIANDPFQGVQVRDGWLILPDGPGFGVKGPF from the coding sequence ATGTCACGCAAAGAGTTTTTTGAGAAGAGCGGCAAGGCGGCCTTGGCTGCGGGTGCGCTGGGCGCGGGCCTTACCACGATTGGCCCTGCGGGTTGCGCTTCCTCGTCCGGCCCTTTCAAATTAACCTACAAAACCATTCGCCTCCATCTCAAGCATGCCTGGACCTTGAGCCGCAACACCAGCACCTATAAGGACAACGTGTTCGTCAAGCTGGAAAAGGACGGCATCTTTGGTCTGGGCGAGGCTGCGCACAATGTCCGCTACAACGAGACTCTGGAGTCCACTATCCAGACCATTGAGTTAGCGCGCCCCATCGTGGAGACCTGCGACCCGTGGACCTTTGTCCACGTCGGCGAGGCCATCCAAAAGGTGTGTGAGGGGCAGACGGCCGCCAAGGCAGCTCTGGACATGGCTCTGATGGAGTGGGTCGCCAAGCGCCTTGGTCTCCCCTTCTACCGCTTTTTGGGGCTGGACCCGAAGAAGGCACCCCGCACCACTTTTTCCATTGGCATCGACACCCCGGACGTTATCAAGGAAAAGGTACGGGAAGCAGAGCCCTACCCCTTGCTGAAGGTCAAAATGGGCGGCCCCAACGATGAAGAGATTATGGCCGCCATCCGCAGCGTTACCGACAAACCCTTGCGCGTCGACGCCAACGAAGGGTGGAAGGATAAGGAGGTAGCCATCCGCAAGATCGAGTGGCTGGCACAAAACGGTGTGGAAATCGTGGAGCAGCCCATGCCCAGCTCCATGCTGGAAGAAACGGCCTGGGTGCGCGAGCGGTCCCCCCTGCCAATCATCGCCGACGAAAGCGTCAAGAGTGCCAGCGATATTCCCACCTTGGCCCAAGCTTTCGACGGCATCAACATTAAGGTAGACAAGGCCGGCGGCCTGCAAGAGGCGCTGCGCATGATCTGGATGGCCCGCTCTCTAAAAATGAAAATCATGCTGGGATGCATGATCTCCAGCTCTCTCTCCATCACCGCTGCCGCCCACCTGTCGCCGCTGGTGGACTACCCGGACCTGGATGGCAACTTGCTCATTGCCAACGACCCGTTCCAGGGGGTGCAAGTGCGGGATGGCTGGCTCATCTTGCCTGACGGCCCGGGCTTTGGGGTGAAGGGACCTTTCTAG
- a CDS encoding Gfo/Idh/MocA family oxidoreductase has translation MEKLPIGVIGVGKLGTYHCQALAHLPGAMLVGAYDCSEAARHQASLTLGVTAFPNMEELLDRVEAVVVAVPTVAHLEVCRQALARGVHVFVEKPIATTVAEADEMIALAHQHNLTLQVGHIERFNPAIRALEGIELAPLFIESHRLAPFDPRGTDVAVVLDLMIHDIDIILSLVRSEVDHIAANGVAVVSHEPDIANARIQFANGCVANVTASRISQRKMRKMRLFQRDTYISIDFLLRITEVFQLVDIEAPEPPQSFSAILGQIDKGARRRKVLYTKLTPPEQDPLQAELEDFIRAVRTGVPPLVTGEDARRALKVASEIVSIVKQGMPVN, from the coding sequence GTGGAAAAGTTGCCCATAGGGGTGATTGGCGTAGGCAAGCTCGGCACCTACCATTGCCAGGCGTTGGCACACCTACCAGGTGCCATGCTAGTGGGAGCGTACGACTGCAGCGAGGCGGCCCGACATCAAGCCTCGTTGACTCTGGGGGTCACCGCCTTCCCCAATATGGAGGAGTTGCTGGACAGGGTCGAGGCGGTGGTGGTGGCAGTGCCTACCGTAGCGCACCTGGAGGTCTGCCGGCAGGCGTTGGCGCGCGGTGTGCACGTCTTTGTAGAAAAGCCTATCGCCACGACAGTGGCCGAGGCCGACGAGATGATCGCTCTGGCACACCAGCACAACCTCACCCTGCAGGTGGGACACATCGAGCGGTTCAACCCGGCCATCCGCGCCCTGGAAGGAATCGAACTTGCCCCTCTTTTCATCGAATCGCACAGGCTGGCACCCTTCGACCCACGCGGCACGGATGTGGCAGTGGTGTTGGACCTAATGATTCACGACATCGACATCATCCTCAGCCTGGTGCGCAGTGAGGTAGACCACATTGCGGCTAATGGCGTGGCGGTGGTGTCGCACGAGCCGGACATCGCCAATGCGCGCATCCAGTTTGCCAACGGGTGCGTGGCCAATGTGACTGCCAGCCGTATATCCCAGCGCAAGATGCGAAAGATGCGCCTCTTCCAGCGCGACACCTACATCTCGATCGACTTCTTGCTGCGCATCACCGAAGTCTTCCAGTTGGTTGATATCGAGGCGCCCGAGCCGCCCCAGAGTTTTTCCGCCATCTTGGGGCAGATCGACAAAGGTGCCCGGCGGCGCAAGGTGCTCTACACCAAGCTCACCCCCCCGGAGCAAGATCCCTTGCAAGCCGAGCTGGAGGACTTTATCAGGGCGGTACGCACCGGCGTGCCCCCGCTGGTCACAGGTGAAGATGCCCGTCGGGCCCTCAAGGTGGCCAGTGAGATTGTCTCCATCGTCAAGCAGGGGATGCCTGTCAATTGA
- a CDS encoding lysophospholipid acyltransferase family protein, with protein MTVHWPRLKFVLATKLGWLFILAMGKLVRVRAVGLHRWRQALASGKGVLVMIWHGRVLLPIYLHRKQGIIPMISLHEDGEMIARTVQRLGYGTIRGSSTRGGREAFHEMLAALKKGAVCAIMPDGPRGPRHYLKPGAIHLAHRSGALLVPVTFSCDRPIFAKSWDRFMLWRPFARAVIFYGHPISVPPSLTDTELEQLRQRVEEQMIALERQADGYFRS; from the coding sequence ATGACGGTGCACTGGCCTCGGCTCAAGTTTGTGCTGGCCACTAAACTGGGGTGGCTTTTCATCCTCGCGATGGGGAAGTTGGTCCGTGTGCGGGCAGTGGGCCTCCACCGCTGGCGGCAGGCGCTCGCCAGCGGGAAGGGCGTGCTGGTGATGATCTGGCACGGTCGCGTCCTTCTGCCCATCTATCTCCACCGCAAGCAAGGGATTATCCCCATGATCAGCCTCCATGAAGATGGGGAGATGATCGCCCGCACCGTGCAAAGGCTTGGCTACGGGACGATTCGCGGCTCCAGCACGCGCGGAGGCCGCGAGGCCTTCCACGAGATGTTGGCCGCGCTCAAGAAGGGCGCCGTCTGTGCCATCATGCCCGACGGGCCTCGGGGGCCGCGCCACTACCTGAAACCTGGCGCCATTCACTTGGCGCATCGCTCTGGCGCCCTCTTGGTGCCGGTCACCTTTTCCTGCGACCGCCCCATTTTTGCCAAGAGCTGGGACCGATTCATGCTCTGGCGCCCTTTCGCTCGTGCGGTCATATTCTACGGCCATCCGATTTCAGTGCCGCCGTCTCTCACCGATACGGAGCTGGAACAGCTTCGCCAGAGGGTTGAAGAACAAATGATCGCTTTGGAGAGGCAGGCCGATGGATATTTTCGCTCGTAA
- a CDS encoding sigma-54 dependent transcriptional regulator, translating into MGPSNVKPKILIVDDDKNIGKMISITLQKQKRYECAVALSGEACLQTVREDPPDLILLDIQMPGIDGLETLERLRQIEPNIPVVMMSAHGTIERAVRSMKLGAHDFIEKPFASDRLLVTVENALITSSLKREVSQLRSELKNKYSLANIIGESGPMQEVFRAVEKVIDSNVTVLIQGESGTGKELIARAIHYHSKTRANKPFVAVNCSALPESLLESELFGHEKGAFTGAAGRRIGKFEQANGGTIFLDEIGLMSPATQSKVLRVLQEREFERVGGNELVRVDVRFISATNRDLEEAVKKGEFREDLYYRIAVFPIKLPPLRERKADIPALAAFFLKKYSQEEGKEIEGISPDALELLMAYHWPGNVRELENAIERAVVLASTKEIMPSDLPAAVRALGEKRLYESDHTLANWIEKLEEEALRQALLECGGNVSQTAKKLGIGRATIYRKAKKYGLPMIK; encoded by the coding sequence GTGGGGCCATCGAACGTCAAACCCAAGATCCTCATTGTCGATGACGACAAGAACATCGGCAAGATGATCTCCATCACGCTGCAGAAGCAAAAGCGCTACGAGTGTGCAGTGGCGTTGAGCGGCGAAGCCTGCCTGCAGACGGTGCGCGAGGACCCGCCAGACCTCATCCTTCTGGACATCCAGATGCCCGGGATCGACGGGTTGGAGACACTTGAGCGCCTCCGCCAGATAGAGCCCAACATCCCGGTCGTGATGATGTCCGCCCATGGGACTATCGAGCGTGCCGTGCGCTCCATGAAATTGGGCGCGCACGACTTTATCGAGAAGCCCTTTGCCAGTGACCGCCTGTTGGTGACCGTGGAAAACGCCCTGATCACCAGTTCCCTCAAGCGAGAGGTCAGTCAACTCCGCTCTGAGCTCAAGAATAAGTACTCGTTGGCCAACATCATAGGCGAAAGCGGGCCGATGCAAGAGGTCTTCCGGGCGGTCGAGAAGGTGATCGACAGCAACGTCACGGTGCTCATCCAGGGCGAAAGCGGCACTGGCAAGGAGCTGATTGCCCGCGCTATTCACTACCACTCCAAGACGCGCGCCAACAAGCCATTTGTGGCCGTCAACTGCTCTGCACTGCCAGAGTCCCTTTTGGAAAGCGAACTCTTCGGCCATGAAAAGGGGGCGTTCACCGGCGCGGCCGGACGGCGAATCGGCAAGTTCGAACAGGCCAATGGAGGTACTATCTTCCTCGATGAAATCGGCCTCATGAGTCCGGCAACCCAGTCCAAGGTATTGCGCGTGTTGCAGGAAAGAGAGTTCGAACGCGTCGGGGGCAATGAACTGGTGCGGGTCGACGTACGTTTCATCTCTGCTACAAACCGTGATCTAGAGGAAGCGGTCAAAAAGGGAGAGTTTCGGGAAGACCTTTACTACCGTATCGCCGTCTTCCCCATCAAACTGCCGCCCTTGCGCGAGCGCAAGGCGGACATTCCCGCGCTGGCGGCCTTTTTCTTGAAAAAGTACAGCCAGGAGGAAGGCAAGGAGATCGAGGGCATCTCACCAGACGCCCTGGAGCTCCTCATGGCTTACCATTGGCCAGGCAACGTGCGTGAGCTGGAGAATGCGATCGAACGCGCCGTGGTGCTTGCCTCGACCAAAGAGATTATGCCCAGTGACCTACCCGCTGCGGTGAGGGCGTTGGGTGAGAAGCGCCTGTACGAATCGGACCATACTCTTGCCAACTGGATTGAAAAGTTGGAGGAGGAGGCCCTTCGGCAGGCGCTGTTGGAGTGTGGCGGAAACGTGTCGCAAACGGCGAAGAAGCTGGGCATTGGGCGGGCAACCATCTATCGCAAGGCCAAGAAATACGGCCTGCCGATGATCAAGTAG
- the lpxB gene encoding lipid-A-disaccharide synthase, which produces MHRRCLVIAGEASGDLHGSGLVRELRRLDPEVELFGIGGERMRQAGMKLLFHADKMAFIGFAEVLRHLPALRSIFAQTLDEAVRRRPDLVILIDYPGFNLRFAAAAKRHGLKVLYYIVPQLWAWGMGRLRTMARTVDAAAVIFPFEKDLFADAGIPTTFVGHPLLDVLHVDCDREAFFRRYGLEEHRPLVALLPGSRPQEVRALLPVMLQAVRALRAQMPHIQALVAQADSLKDELYLSLLAPDDQVTLVRNNTYAAVKYADAAAVASGTATLETACLGTPFVLGYKVSWLSYQMMRRMITIPYIGLVNIVAGHQVVRELVQKDFRPSLLADELVSLLQDGVRREAMRRELHAVAERLGTPGAARRTAELAMRLMDERREG; this is translated from the coding sequence GTGCATAGACGATGCCTAGTAATCGCTGGGGAAGCCTCTGGAGACCTGCACGGCAGCGGCCTCGTGCGCGAGCTGCGGCGCTTGGACCCTGAGGTTGAGCTGTTTGGCATAGGCGGCGAGCGGATGCGCCAAGCGGGCATGAAGCTGCTGTTTCATGCCGACAAGATGGCGTTCATCGGCTTTGCCGAAGTGTTGAGGCACCTACCCGCCCTCCGCAGCATCTTTGCCCAGACCCTGGACGAGGCGGTCCGCCGTCGGCCCGACTTGGTGATCCTCATCGATTATCCAGGCTTCAACCTTCGCTTCGCTGCCGCTGCTAAGCGGCATGGTCTGAAGGTTCTGTACTACATCGTGCCCCAACTCTGGGCCTGGGGCATGGGGCGGTTGCGCACCATGGCCCGCACCGTCGACGCGGCGGCAGTAATCTTTCCCTTCGAAAAAGACCTCTTTGCTGACGCGGGCATTCCTACCACGTTTGTAGGCCATCCTTTGCTGGATGTCCTGCACGTCGACTGCGACCGGGAGGCCTTTTTCCGCCGCTACGGCCTTGAGGAGCATCGGCCCCTGGTGGCCCTCCTGCCGGGCAGCCGCCCCCAGGAAGTGCGCGCTTTGCTGCCGGTCATGCTCCAGGCAGTGCGCGCCCTGCGGGCCCAGATGCCGCACATCCAGGCCCTCGTGGCTCAGGCAGACTCCCTCAAAGATGAGCTCTACCTCTCCCTCCTCGCGCCGGATGATCAGGTGACTCTGGTCCGCAACAACACCTACGCAGCCGTCAAATATGCGGATGCGGCGGCGGTCGCCTCGGGCACCGCCACTTTGGAGACCGCTTGTCTTGGCACACCGTTCGTGCTGGGTTACAAAGTCTCGTGGCTGTCATACCAAATGATGCGTCGGATGATCACGATCCCCTACATCGGCCTGGTAAACATCGTAGCCGGTCACCAGGTGGTGCGCGAGCTCGTGCAAAAAGATTTCCGTCCTAGCCTGTTGGCGGATGAACTGGTTTCGCTGCTCCAGGACGGAGTCCGCAGAGAAGCCATGCGCCGCGAGCTGCACGCAGTGGCCGAGCGACTGGGCACTCCAGGTGCGGCACGCCGGACGGCCGAACTGGCCATGCGTCTGATGGACGAACGCCGCGAAGGGTGA
- a CDS encoding SDR family oxidoreductase has product MQRGRMELKLNGQVALVTGAGGLIGAAVARALAQAGARTALTYFSNRAAVENLAAELREIGSKVVLVRADVTVEREVNEAVLRVEQEWGRVDILVNVVGHYLRKPLAETTAAEWQDLLQSNLTSAFLACKAALPGMRRRSHGRIINVGLAGLESGRGFVHIGAHAVAKSALLAFTRSLAKQEAPYGISVNLVSPGFVEDPTMSAAERQELANRIPAGRLASPEEVANAVLFLASSAAAYITGTNLEVAGGWGL; this is encoded by the coding sequence ATGCAGAGAGGGCGCATGGAGCTGAAGCTCAATGGGCAAGTGGCACTTGTAACCGGTGCTGGCGGCCTGATCGGGGCGGCAGTTGCACGGGCATTGGCGCAGGCCGGTGCGCGCACAGCCTTAACATACTTCAGCAACAGAGCTGCTGTCGAGAATCTCGCGGCCGAATTGCGTGAGATTGGCAGCAAGGTTGTCCTTGTGCGCGCCGATGTGACCGTTGAGCGCGAGGTGAACGAGGCAGTTCTTCGGGTGGAGCAAGAATGGGGACGCGTGGACATCCTCGTCAACGTGGTGGGGCACTATCTGCGGAAGCCCCTTGCAGAAACCACAGCCGCGGAGTGGCAGGACCTCCTGCAAAGCAACTTGACCAGCGCCTTCCTCGCGTGTAAGGCTGCTCTTCCCGGCATGCGGCGCCGGTCGCACGGTCGTATCATCAACGTAGGGCTTGCCGGCCTAGAATCGGGTCGGGGCTTCGTGCACATCGGCGCCCACGCCGTTGCCAAGAGCGCACTCCTTGCTTTCACTCGCTCCCTCGCCAAGCAGGAGGCCCCCTATGGCATCAGCGTGAACTTGGTGTCGCCCGGGTTTGTGGAGGACCCCACGATGTCTGCGGCCGAGCGTCAAGAGCTTGCAAACCGCATCCCCGCGGGCCGTCTGGCTTCTCCTGAAGAGGTGGCAAATGCGGTCCTCTTTCTGGCCTCTTCAGCCGCCGCCTACATCACCGGCACCAATCTGGAAGTAGCTGGGGGCTGGGGGCTGTAG
- a CDS encoding ZIP family metal transporter, with protein MVKDWFIVQGPVMQALVATCGTWLLTAFGAGVVFVVHGVHQKVLDAMLGFAAGVMIAATFWSLLEPAIALASADNGQGWLPAAVGFLLGAAFLGGVDRVLPHLHLGFPIEEAEGLRTRWQRSILLVLAITLHNIPEGLAVGVSFGAAAAGIPSASLAGAVALAIGIGLQNFPEGAAVSAPLHREGLSASRSFFWGQLSGVVEPVAGVVGAAAVMAIRSLLPYALAFAAGAMIYVVVEELIPESQRSQHTHLATGGLVIGFVMMMVLDVALG; from the coding sequence ATGGTGAAAGATTGGTTCATTGTCCAGGGTCCGGTGATGCAGGCTTTGGTGGCCACGTGTGGTACGTGGCTCCTCACTGCCTTCGGGGCTGGTGTTGTGTTTGTGGTTCATGGTGTGCACCAGAAGGTGCTGGATGCCATGCTAGGCTTTGCCGCAGGGGTGATGATCGCCGCCACCTTCTGGTCCTTGCTTGAGCCGGCTATTGCACTGGCCTCTGCGGATAACGGGCAAGGGTGGTTGCCCGCAGCAGTCGGTTTTCTTCTGGGCGCAGCCTTTCTCGGCGGCGTGGACCGGGTTCTACCTCACCTGCACCTTGGCTTCCCCATTGAGGAGGCCGAAGGGCTGAGGACCCGCTGGCAAAGGAGCATTCTGCTGGTGCTGGCCATCACGTTGCACAACATTCCCGAGGGTCTGGCCGTGGGGGTGAGCTTCGGGGCTGCGGCTGCTGGCATACCCTCGGCCTCGCTGGCAGGCGCGGTGGCCCTGGCAATCGGCATTGGCCTGCAGAACTTCCCCGAGGGCGCTGCGGTATCCGCGCCTTTACACCGAGAGGGCCTGAGCGCCAGCCGAAGCTTCTTTTGGGGACAGCTGTCGGGTGTAGTGGAACCGGTTGCAGGCGTGGTTGGCGCCGCCGCCGTCATGGCGATACGCTCTCTTCTGCCCTATGCCCTCGCCTTTGCGGCAGGCGCAATGATCTATGTGGTGGTGGAGGAGCTGATCCCAGAATCGCAGCGCAGCCAGCACACTCACTTAGCCACGGGGGGTCTAGTCATCGGCTTTGTGATGATGATGGTGCTGGATGTGGCACTTGGATGA
- a CDS encoding DUF502 domain-containing protein, whose amino-acid sequence MKKLRDRFVAGLLVTVPLVATFLALKFLLGAIDGLVGPLPQRLFGYDVPGFGILVTALVVLIVGLLTANIAGRRMIAWVESVVQGIPLVSNIYVAAKEITQAVSHPNKLLFKEAVMVEYPRKGIYCYGFITSETVRTSGEEVLRLYNVFIPSVPVPTTGWLVAFPHDQITRLNLSVERALKLIVSGGIVAPAELKTKTVSTEPHFAEPQTPPAHETGVGPA is encoded by the coding sequence ATGAAAAAGTTACGTGACAGGTTCGTAGCCGGCCTTTTGGTTACAGTGCCGCTCGTGGCCACCTTCTTGGCGCTGAAGTTCCTCTTGGGCGCCATCGACGGACTGGTGGGACCATTGCCTCAGCGCCTGTTTGGCTACGATGTGCCAGGATTTGGAATCCTGGTCACCGCGCTCGTAGTGCTCATAGTAGGTCTTCTGACGGCAAATATCGCAGGGCGGCGCATGATCGCCTGGGTGGAAAGCGTGGTGCAAGGCATACCGCTGGTGAGTAACATCTATGTCGCTGCAAAAGAAATCACTCAGGCCGTATCGCACCCCAACAAGTTGCTGTTCAAAGAAGCGGTAATGGTTGAATACCCCCGCAAGGGGATATATTGCTACGGGTTTATCACGAGCGAGACCGTGCGAACTTCCGGCGAGGAGGTCTTGCGGCTGTACAACGTCTTCATCCCGAGCGTGCCTGTGCCGACTACGGGCTGGCTGGTCGCATTCCCCCACGACCAGATCACGAGGCTCAATCTTTCCGTGGAGAGGGCCCTGAAGCTTATCGTTTCTGGCGGCATCGTCGCTCCGGCGGAGCTGAAAACTAAGACCGTATCGACGGAGCCTCACTTTGCTGAGCCGCAGACGCCACCGGCGCATGAGACGGGGGTAGGTCCCGCATGA